From a single bacterium genomic region:
- the dcm gene encoding DNA (cytosine-5-)-methyltransferase, producing MSPKSRNVQRKAPAARALRVAGLFAGVGGIELGLQRAGHHAELLCEIDPAAQAVLAARFPQVPLVADVREIKSLPAGLDMLAGGFPCQDLSQAGATRGIGGPRSGLVDQVFRLLRTHDVPRVMLENVPFMLQLRRGTAMAHIVAAFEELGYAWAYRVVDSRAFGLPQRRQRVIMIASRVDDPAAALHGLDAGVPEDPPRDGRACGFYWTEGLRGLGWAVDAVPTLKTGSGLGIPSPPALWMPDNSIVTPDIRDAERLQGFDVDWTTPAESVKRKSYRWTLVGNAVSVNVAQWVGARLAASINSPATSGEPERRPLVEGRGWPQAACGAAGRRWEVEVSAFPIVAPRPPLAEFLQFPTKPLSAKATAGFLSRLEKGNLRFPREFAEALRAHLGSMTKRAPRFDMATG from the coding sequence ATGTCGCCGAAGTCGCGTAACGTCCAGCGGAAGGCCCCTGCCGCGCGCGCGCTGCGCGTCGCGGGACTTTTCGCGGGCGTCGGCGGCATCGAACTCGGCCTCCAGCGCGCCGGGCACCACGCCGAGCTGCTCTGCGAGATCGACCCCGCGGCGCAGGCGGTGCTCGCGGCGCGGTTCCCGCAGGTTCCGCTCGTCGCGGACGTCCGCGAGATCAAGTCGCTCCCCGCGGGGCTCGACATGCTGGCCGGCGGCTTCCCCTGCCAGGATCTTTCGCAAGCCGGCGCGACGCGCGGCATCGGCGGCCCTCGTTCGGGCCTCGTCGATCAGGTCTTCCGGCTCCTGCGAACGCACGACGTTCCGCGCGTGATGCTCGAGAACGTGCCGTTCATGCTGCAGCTCCGGCGAGGAACGGCCATGGCCCACATCGTGGCCGCCTTCGAGGAGCTGGGGTACGCGTGGGCCTACCGCGTCGTCGATTCGCGGGCGTTCGGCCTCCCACAGCGACGGCAGCGGGTCATCATGATCGCGTCGCGCGTGGACGATCCCGCCGCGGCGCTGCATGGTCTCGACGCGGGCGTCCCCGAAGACCCGCCGCGCGACGGACGCGCCTGCGGCTTCTACTGGACCGAAGGCCTGCGCGGTCTCGGATGGGCCGTAGACGCCGTCCCGACGCTGAAGACCGGCTCCGGTCTCGGCATCCCGTCGCCGCCTGCGCTGTGGATGCCGGACAATTCAATCGTCACGCCCGACATCCGCGACGCGGAGCGGCTCCAAGGTTTCGACGTCGATTGGACGACGCCGGCCGAGTCGGTGAAGCGGAAGTCGTATCGCTGGACTCTCGTCGGCAACGCCGTGAGCGTGAACGTCGCCCAATGGGTCGGCGCGCGGCTCGCCGCATCGATCAACTCCCCCGCAACGAGCGGCGAGCCGGAACGGCGGCCGCTCGTCGAAGGGCGGGGCTGGCCCCAAGCCGCGTGCGGCGCCGCGGGGCGGCGATGGGAAGTCGAAGTCAGCGCCTTCCCGATCGTCGCGCCGCGCCCGCCCTTGGCGGAGTTTCTGCAGTTCCCCACCAAACCCCTTTCCGCGAAGGCCACGGCCGGCTTCCTGAGCAGGCTCGAGAAGGGGAACCTCCGTTTCCCCCGCGAGTTCGCGGAAGCGCTGCGCGCGCACCTGGGGTCGATGACCAAACGCGCCCCGCGCTTCGACATGGCCACCGGCTGA